Below is a genomic region from Catenuloplanes atrovinosus.
GGAGTACGAGCCGGACGGCCGGTTCCTGGCCGAGGCACGCGCGGAGTTCGACGGCGACATCGTGCTCGCCCGGGACCTGATGCGGGTGGACGTACCGCCCAGAACGAGGGTGGAGGCATGAGCGTGATGATCAGGGAGATCCAGGATCGGGACTTCGAGGCGGTCGGTGCGCTGCATCTCGCGTCCCGGGTGACCGCCTACGCGCACATCCTCTCCGCGGACGCGCTGGCCGGCACCACGCCGGGCGCGATGGCGGAGTGGTGGCGGGAGCGGTACCGCTGGGAGCACGACACGCACCGCTTCATGGTCGCGGACGTGGACGGCACCATCGCCGGCTTCACCTACGCGGGCCCGGACGAGACGCCGGACGCCGCGATGCTGAACGCGATCCACGTGGCGCCCGGCCGGATCGGCTCCGGCCTGGGCCGTCTGCTGCTGGCCGACGTGCAGGCGTGGTTCGCCACGCACCCGGAGTGGACCCGCGCCAGGCTGTGGGTGCTGGAGGAGAACGCGCGGGCCCGCGGCTTCTACGAGCACCACGGCTGGCGGTTCGACGGGACCACCCGGGTCGACGCGATCGGGACCGCGATGGTGCCGATGGTGCGCTACGCCCGGGAGCTGGCCGGCGCGTAGTGGCAGGGCGAGGGCACGTGACCGTTCGTTGCGGGGGAACCGGTTTTCCACGCACCCTCGCCCGCCGTCCCATCGCGCCCGGACCGAACGCCTGGCCGGAGGCGTTCGACGATCGGCGGAGGCCTGCCGGTCGCCGGGCCCGATGGGTTCTGTGCGGGACGTCTCGAAGCTGGCGGGGCGACGAGACGTCAACCGCGGGGGGATGCCACTGGTCCTTGCTCGCCGGGGGACGGTCAAGCTGTGCGGCGTGGCATCCGTGAATGTCTCTGTGTAACTGGAAGTATCAGTAGTGCGCCGCGTGCCACGGCCGGCGTGAGGCCGCATCCGCCCGCTCGGCCAACCGGCGCGGCGGGCACGGCCACGGGTCTCCGCACCACACGCAGCCGCCCTGGTGATCCGGTGCGGCGTGCCGTCCGAGCATGGCCTGGGCGTCCCGCCACAGCAGACGATCCACGATGTCGGGCGGCTCGGCACGGTCGACGCTGACCATTCCTCCCCCTTGTCTTGCCCCGTCGAGCCGGAGGTATTCCGTCCGGATGGTCGGCCCCTCCATACGACGAAGTCAACCGTCACGGCGGGTCCGAACGCCGCACACGGTGTGCGATTGCGTTTTGCGGACGGACCTTCTGCGCTCCGTGGACAGGGTGGCCCTGAGCTGCGGAAACACGATGTCCACTCTGGCCCGGAAGACACAATTCGGGGGTTTGCGCCGCCGGGCCCTGCATCTTGTGCCGGCGCCCGTTCGCCACCGGCGGAACGGCTCAAGGCATTAGACGGTACGTCCGGGACGTTGCCGCTGTCATGGACGCCGACCGCATCGATGCAGATGGTGAAGCTCTCGACGCGTACAGCCGGGTGGTCACGCGTGTGGCCGCCGAGATCCTGCCCAGCGTGGCCGCGCTCGCGGTCCGTACCGCACGTGGCGCCGGGGCCGGCTCCGCCGTCGCCTTCGCCGCCGACGGACTCCTGCTCACCAGCGCGCACGTGGTCGCCGGCGCGCGCTCCGGCACCGCCACGTTCGGCGACGGCGCACAGTCCCGCTTCGACGTCGTCGGCGCGGACCCGCTCTCCGACCTTGCCGTGCTGCGCGCCGGCGGCGACGTACCCCCGGCCACGCTCGGCGACGCGGACACCCTGCGCATCGGCCAGCTCGTCGTCGCGGTCGGCAACCCGATGGGCCTGGCCGGCTCCGTGACCGCCGGCGTGGTCTCCGGCCTCGGCCGCTCCATCCCGGCCCGCGACGGCCGCCGCGTCCGCCCGATCGACGACGTGATCCAGACCGACGCAGCACTCAACCCCGGCAACTCCGGCGGCGCGCTCGCCGCCTCGGACGGCACCGTGGTCGGCGTCAACACCGCCGTCGCCGGCTACGGCCTCGGGCTCGCCGTCCCGATCAACGCCACCACCCGCCAGATCATCGGCGAGCTGACCTCCGCCGGCCGGGTCCGCCGCGCCTGGCTCGGCGTCGCCAGCGTCCCGATCCCGCTCCCGCCACCACTCGCCGCCCGCCTGGGCCAGCGCCACGGCCTGCGCGTGGTCGAGGTGGTGCCCGGCTCCCCCGCCGGCGTCGCCGGCATCTTCCTCGACGACATCATCGTCTCCGCCGGCGGCCACCCCACCGAGGACGTCCAGTCACTGCTCAAGCTGATGCTCGGCCCCGCCATCGGCACGCGTCTCCCACTGACCCTCTACCGCCGTCAGGCCATGGTCGACGTCATCACCATCCCCGCCGAGCTGCCTTAGTCCTTCCCGCGGCGGCGGGCCGCTTCCCGCATGCCCGGAGCACGCCGGGGGCCGCAGGTGGCCCGGCGCCTGCCGAAGCATGCGGGCCGGGCCATGCCGGAGGTGGCGACGGTGCCGAGGGCTCAGCGGGAGCTCGGGGCGAGGTGGGCCAGGAGGTCCTGGCGGGTGAGGACGCCGGCGGGCTTGCCGTCGATGAGGACCATGGCGGCGTCGGATTGTTCGAGGAGTTTGACGGCCTCGCTGACGGGCTGGCCGCCGCCGATCATGGGGAGCGGGTCGGCCATGTGGCGCTCGATGG
It encodes:
- a CDS encoding S1C family serine protease; amino-acid sequence: MAAEILPSVAALAVRTARGAGAGSAVAFAADGLLLTSAHVVAGARSGTATFGDGAQSRFDVVGADPLSDLAVLRAGGDVPPATLGDADTLRIGQLVVAVGNPMGLAGSVTAGVVSGLGRSIPARDGRRVRPIDDVIQTDAALNPGNSGGALAASDGTVVGVNTAVAGYGLGLAVPINATTRQIIGELTSAGRVRRAWLGVASVPIPLPPPLAARLGQRHGLRVVEVVPGSPAGVAGIFLDDIIVSAGGHPTEDVQSLLKLMLGPAIGTRLPLTLYRRQAMVDVITIPAELP
- a CDS encoding GNAT family N-acetyltransferase; translation: MSVMIREIQDRDFEAVGALHLASRVTAYAHILSADALAGTTPGAMAEWWRERYRWEHDTHRFMVADVDGTIAGFTYAGPDETPDAAMLNAIHVAPGRIGSGLGRLLLADVQAWFATHPEWTRARLWVLEENARARGFYEHHGWRFDGTTRVDAIGTAMVPMVRYARELAGA